The Saccharomyces eubayanus strain FM1318 chromosome IV, whole genome shotgun sequence genome contains the following window.
TGTTAGAAACAACCACTGGGACAATGGGGATATGTCCCTGTTGCGCCAAATGGAAGGCACCCTTCTTAAAGGGCAACATTGTCAAATCAGTTGTATAAGATCTGGTACCTTCAGGGAAAACCCATAGGGCAcgtttgtttttcttaaCGTTTTCCAACCCTCTATTCAAAGTCTCCACGGCTTGCTGCCTACAGGACCTGTCTAAGAAATAAGTACCACTCAAAGTCATGAACCAACCCAAAAATGGGAGGTATTTCATCGACTTCTTGGCAGTAACCGTACAACCAGGTGGGAAGATCCTACCCAACATAAAGATATCTAAAGTGGATTGATGGTTGGAAATCATGATATAAGGCTTCTTAAGCAGATTCTCCTCGCCTGTGACCTTAACGTCAAGGCCGAGCACCAGTTTCATGGCATAGTAAAAGGAACGGGCAGTCGTCCACTGCGCCAAATGCTGCTTACCGATTAACGTGCAAAAGATAGAGGCCACTACACCATAAAGACCGCAGCCTGAAAGCACCAGTACGGCCAACACGGTTCTCAAGTAGTACAAGATCTTGCCCAACACACTCATTGTTTTTCTGCTCTAGCCGTTCAGAAGGGCATCATCATTAACACCACACCCTCCACCAACCTTTATTTCTATTCCCACTTTTCCTATATAGCCCTCTAGCATCATACCATAGGCTCAacagaacaaaaaacagtACGGTGAATATCATTGTCCACGAATCGCAACCCGCGactgtgaaaaatttttcgttttcgcCCCAGTATACCGTTCAGCCAAACCTCATCGCAAAATCTCAAAAATGCGAATTATAATCAGATCAAACACTGCATCCCATCTCGTAACAAggggttttttttttgagtgTTGAATTCTGATTGCTTCTGTTGGGGGTTGAAATAGCATCGAAGGAAAAGCAATGTCTGAACAAccacaacaagaacaaccGGAGGGACCACAATCGAGACGCAATTCATTCGCCGTAATTGAATTTACACCAGAAGTCTTGGACCAATGTTTGAAGCAAGTGGAATTCTACTTCTCAGAGTTTAACTTCCCTTACGACAGGTTCTTACGTACTACTGCGGAGAAAAACGATGGCTGGGTTCCCATCAGTACCATTGCCACATTCAACCGTATGAAGAAATATAGACCAGTGGATAAAGTGATCGAAGTACTACGCAGTTCCGAGATCTTGGAGGTTTCTGCTGACGGAGAAAACGTAAAGAGGCGTGTTCCATTGGATTTGACTGCTGCTAGGAATGCAAGAATCGAGCAAAACCAAAGAACTTTGGCTGTGATGAATTTGCCACATGAAGACGTTGAAGCTTCACAGATTCCTGAGTTACAAGAAAACCTGGAAACGTTTTTCCAGAAACTGGGCGAAATCAACCAAGTGCGTTTGAGAAGAGAtcacaagaacaaaaaattcaacGGTACGGTTTTGGTGGAGTTCAAAACAATCCCAGAATGtgaaacttttttgaaatcatacTCCAACGACGATGAGTCAAACGAAATCTTGTCATATGAAGGTAAGAAACTAAGTGTTTTGACCAAGAAACAGTTTGACCTGCAAAGAGAAGCTTCCAAATCTAAAAACTTCAGCGGTAGATCAAGATCGTTCAACAGTcatagaaagaaaaacttgcCCAAATTCtccaagaacaagaagaaggatGACGACAAGGACGACAAGGAGGACTCTTCCGCCATCGccgatgaagaggaagatcATAACGAGAAATCCTAATCTTTGTGTTGTCTCTGAAGCATCATATCCCATTATCATAGCATATTTAGATTATATGTTTCTACATATGTACTAAATAGAAACACGAATATGAATTACAACTAATACTATATTATTATACcacattattttttttcaattataaatataaagtTACATTACTTTGGAAGGAGGGAGGGCGAATTGAAAACGGCCCAACAAGTGAGCAAAAACAGAAATATGAATGAATATACATATAACTTTGCTcatgtttttgatttcttttttttttattgtgtccatttttttttttgtatatgtATTTTCGTTATCTCATAGCCTTTTCCGTAAGCCATTAACCTTCCTTGCGGTTAACGAAAGTCGCTTACGGGGATTATACCAACCACCATTATCAGCCGGCATAGGGGCCGGCGTGGCATAGTTGCTATCGGCCGTCAGTACGTAGGACCACCCTGGAGTCACGGTGGTATGCTGATCAATAGAGTTTCTTAGAGTG
Protein-coding sequences here:
- the SLC1 gene encoding 1-acylglycerol-3-phosphate O-acyltransferase SLC1, encoding MSVLGKILYYLRTVLAVLVLSGCGLYGVVASIFCTLIGKQHLAQWTTARSFYYAMKLVLGLDVKVTGEENLLKKPYIMISNHQSTLDIFMLGRIFPPGCTVTAKKSMKYLPFLGWFMTLSGTYFLDRSCRQQAVETLNRGLENVKKNKRALWVFPEGTRSYTTDLTMLPFKKGAFHLAQQGHIPIVPVVVSNTSTLTNPKYGVFNRGCMIVKILEPVSTENLTKDKVGEFSEQIRTRMLDTLKEIGYSPAINDTTLPPEALKYATLQQEKRKAAIKNGSVPSDDMNEDVSVHHEGSSMKKMH
- the LHP1 gene encoding tRNA maturation protein LHP1; translation: MSEQPQQEQPEGPQSRRNSFAVIEFTPEVLDQCLKQVEFYFSEFNFPYDRFLRTTAEKNDGWVPISTIATFNRMKKYRPVDKVIEVLRSSEILEVSADGENVKRRVPLDLTAARNARIEQNQRTLAVMNLPHEDVEASQIPELQENLETFFQKLGEINQVRLRRDHKNKKFNGTVLVEFKTIPECETFLKSYSNDDESNEILSYEGKKLSVLTKKQFDLQREASKSKNFSGRSRSFNSHRKKNLPKFSKNKKKDDDKDDKEDSSAIADEEEDHNEKS